In Sporosarcina psychrophila, a genomic segment contains:
- the sufB gene encoding Fe-S cluster assembly protein SufB codes for MAKKMPDIGDYKYGFADKDVSIFRSERGLTKEIVEEISGMKNEPQWMLDYRLKSLEMFYKMPMPQWGGDLNSLKFDEITYYVKPSEGAERSWDEVPEEIKRTFDKLGIPEAEQKYLAGVSAQYESEVVYHNMKQELVDLGIVFKDTDSALKEDEELFKKYWGTIIPNSDNKFAALNSAVWSGGSFIYVPPGVKVETPLQAYFRINSENMGQFERTMIIVDEGASVHYVEGCTAPVYTTNSLHSAVVEIIVKKDAYCRYTTIQNWANNVYNLVTKRAVCDANATMEWIDGNIGSKLTMKYPAIILKGEGARGMTLSIALAGKGQHQDAGAKMHHLAPNTSSTIVSKSISQHGGKVTYRGIVHFGRKADGARANIECDTLIMDDLSTSDTIPYNEILNDNISLEHEAKVSKVSEEQLFYLMSRGVPELEATEMIVMGFIEPFTKELPMEYAVEMNRLIKFEMEGSIG; via the coding sequence ATGGCTAAAAAAATGCCGGATATCGGCGATTACAAATATGGGTTTGCTGACAAAGACGTTTCAATTTTCCGTTCGGAACGTGGTTTGACAAAGGAAATCGTTGAAGAAATTTCAGGGATGAAGAACGAACCTCAATGGATGCTTGACTACCGCCTGAAATCATTGGAAATGTTCTACAAAATGCCAATGCCACAATGGGGTGGAGATCTAAACTCCCTTAAATTTGACGAGATTACTTACTATGTTAAACCTTCTGAAGGGGCGGAACGCTCTTGGGATGAAGTACCAGAAGAAATCAAGCGTACGTTTGATAAACTTGGTATTCCTGAAGCTGAACAAAAATACCTTGCAGGTGTTTCTGCACAATACGAATCTGAAGTTGTTTACCATAATATGAAACAAGAACTTGTCGACCTTGGAATTGTGTTTAAAGATACAGATTCAGCACTAAAGGAAGACGAAGAACTGTTCAAAAAGTATTGGGGAACAATCATTCCAAACTCAGATAACAAGTTCGCTGCATTGAACTCGGCTGTATGGTCAGGCGGTTCGTTCATCTATGTACCACCGGGCGTTAAAGTTGAAACTCCACTTCAAGCCTATTTCCGTATTAACTCGGAAAACATGGGTCAGTTCGAGCGTACTATGATTATTGTTGATGAAGGAGCAAGCGTCCATTACGTTGAAGGATGTACTGCACCTGTTTATACAACGAATTCACTTCACAGTGCTGTCGTTGAAATCATTGTTAAAAAAGATGCGTATTGCCGTTATACAACAATCCAAAACTGGGCAAATAACGTTTACAATCTTGTAACGAAGCGTGCAGTTTGTGACGCAAACGCAACAATGGAATGGATTGACGGGAACATCGGCTCTAAATTGACGATGAAATATCCTGCAATCATTCTTAAAGGCGAAGGCGCACGTGGTATGACACTTTCTATCGCACTAGCAGGAAAAGGTCAGCATCAGGATGCTGGAGCGAAAATGCATCACCTTGCACCAAATACGTCTTCTACAATCGTGTCGAAATCAATTTCACAACACGGTGGTAAAGTAACGTATCGCGGAATCGTTCACTTTGGACGTAAAGCAGATGGCGCACGCGCGAACATCGAGTGTGACACGCTGATTATGGATGACTTGTCGACATCTGACACGATTCCATATAACGAAATCCTGAATGATAACATTTCACTTGAACATGAAGCGAAAGTTTCTAAAGTATCAGAAGAACAGCTCTTCTACTTGATGAGCCGCGGAGTTCCTGAACTTGAAGCAACTGAAATGATCGTTATGGGCTTCATCGAACCATTCACAAAAGAATTGCCGATGGAATATGCTGTAGAAATGAACCGTCTTATCAAGTTTGAGATGGAAGGTTCAATCGGGTAA
- a CDS encoding methionine ABC transporter ATP-binding protein codes for MIYLTDINKRYGEGPGSISAVENVSLEITDGEIFGVIGYSGAGKSTLIRLLNGLEMPTSGSVKIGSLEISAIKGKELREARQKVSMIFQHFNLLWSRTVKENIAFPLEIAGVRKAERDKKVAELIELVGLAGRENAYPSELSGGQKQRVGIARALANDPEVLLCDEATSALDPETTDSILDLLTGINERLGLTIVLITHEMHVIRKICHRVAVMEAGKVVELGDVLDVFQSPKEPITKRFVSQVTEPVEAKQAMAHIKEEFPAGTLIKLVFVGERTEQPVLASLIRKFTVDVNIVQGNISHTHGGAYGTLILQLLGDSSIIEEAIQYLNENDVQTEVIGND; via the coding sequence ATGATTTATTTAACGGATATAAATAAACGATACGGTGAAGGGCCAGGCAGTATTTCAGCAGTCGAAAATGTATCGCTTGAAATTACTGACGGTGAGATTTTTGGAGTCATCGGCTATAGTGGGGCAGGAAAAAGTACGTTGATTCGACTACTGAACGGTCTTGAAATGCCAACGTCAGGTAGCGTTAAAATAGGAAGTCTAGAAATATCAGCAATTAAAGGGAAAGAGCTAAGGGAAGCACGACAAAAAGTGAGTATGATTTTCCAACACTTTAACTTACTGTGGTCTAGAACAGTGAAGGAGAATATCGCTTTCCCTCTTGAAATCGCGGGTGTACGAAAAGCCGAGCGTGATAAGAAAGTGGCGGAACTGATTGAATTAGTTGGTTTGGCTGGTCGTGAAAATGCATATCCATCCGAATTGTCTGGAGGTCAGAAACAGCGCGTAGGGATTGCTCGTGCGCTTGCAAACGACCCTGAAGTCCTTCTTTGTGACGAAGCGACTTCAGCCCTTGATCCAGAAACAACGGATTCAATACTAGACCTTCTAACAGGAATTAATGAACGACTTGGACTGACAATTGTGCTTATCACACATGAAATGCACGTTATCCGGAAAATTTGCCACAGAGTTGCAGTTATGGAGGCAGGGAAAGTTGTTGAGTTGGGAGATGTCCTGGATGTGTTCCAATCACCGAAGGAACCGATCACAAAGCGGTTTGTCTCTCAAGTGACGGAACCCGTGGAGGCGAAGCAGGCAATGGCGCATATTAAGGAAGAATTTCCTGCCGGCACGCTTATCAAGCTTGTATTTGTAGGGGAGCGGACAGAACAACCTGTGCTCGCAAGTCTTATTCGGAAATTCACTGTCGATGTGAATATCGTGCAGGGAAACATATCCCATACACATGGCGGGGCATACGGCACACTGATACTTCAGTTGCTTGGAGATTCCTCAATCATTGAGGAAGCAATTCAATACCTCAATGAAAATGATGTTCAGACGGAGGTGATCGGTAATGATTGA
- the sufU gene encoding Fe-S cluster assembly sulfur transfer protein SufU, whose amino-acid sequence MSTNKLDQLYRSVIMDHYKNPRNKGVIEESSITVDMNNPTCGDVIHLTLQIDDGIVQNAKFEGDGCSISMASASMMTQIVKGKKVDEALKAASIFSDMMLGKDVDDSIDLGDIEALAGVSKFPARIKCATLAWKAMEKGVGNDSEQ is encoded by the coding sequence ATGTCTACTAACAAATTAGATCAGTTATATCGTTCGGTCATCATGGACCATTATAAAAACCCTAGAAATAAAGGCGTCATCGAAGAAAGTAGCATAACTGTCGATATGAATAATCCGACATGTGGCGATGTGATCCATCTGACTTTACAAATAGATGATGGCATTGTTCAAAATGCAAAATTCGAAGGCGATGGCTGTTCAATTTCAATGGCATCTGCGTCGATGATGACGCAGATTGTTAAAGGTAAAAAAGTGGATGAAGCATTAAAAGCGGCCTCTATCTTTTCGGACATGATGCTGGGCAAAGATGTTGACGACTCCATCGACCTAGGTGATATTGAAGCACTTGCGGGAGTATCGAAATTTCCTGCCCGTATTAAATGTGCAACATTGGCATGGAAGGCGATGGAAAAGGGAGTCGGAAATGACTCCGAACAGTAA
- a CDS encoding dicarboxylate/amino acid:cation symporter, producing MKFKIGLIWRIVIAIGLAIVLGVLLPKIPTIGAAFTDWFVSLAATFNMIFGGFLNFIVPLIIIAFITPGIAKLGKGSGKLLGLATAFAYISTIVAGIIAYFSATALLPGFIGSLGDGKVEKAGRAAAESFFELEMTPIMGVMSALLLAFVLGIGMASIGSKAMLSVFEELNVLIEKVIAFVIIPLLPFHIFGIFLNMTYTGEVAKVLSVFALVFVMIIVLHFIMLTIQYTIAGSLSKRNPFFLMKTMAPAYFTALGTQSSAATIPVTLSQARKTGASDKVTDFTIPLFATIHLSGSTITLVSCSIGVMLMNGMPVEFSDYLPFIFMLGVAMIAAPGVPGGAVVAATGLLVSMLGFDQTMVALMIALYMAQDSFGTATNVTGDGALAIIVDRFTDSDDAKTNLEPDQY from the coding sequence TTGAAGTTCAAAATTGGTCTAATATGGCGTATCGTTATTGCCATTGGATTAGCAATTGTACTCGGTGTACTTCTACCGAAGATACCGACAATCGGAGCAGCCTTTACGGACTGGTTTGTCAGTCTTGCCGCAACATTTAATATGATTTTTGGAGGTTTCCTGAACTTTATAGTGCCTCTAATCATTATTGCGTTCATCACGCCCGGAATCGCTAAGCTTGGCAAGGGATCTGGTAAGCTCCTTGGACTGGCAACAGCATTTGCATATATATCTACAATTGTAGCTGGTATTATTGCATATTTTTCGGCAACAGCATTATTGCCAGGATTTATCGGAAGTCTTGGAGACGGCAAGGTAGAAAAAGCAGGTCGAGCTGCCGCGGAATCCTTTTTTGAACTTGAAATGACACCGATTATGGGTGTTATGTCAGCGCTCCTTCTCGCATTCGTACTAGGTATAGGTATGGCATCCATTGGTAGTAAGGCAATGCTCTCTGTATTCGAGGAATTGAATGTTCTAATAGAAAAGGTGATTGCATTCGTTATCATTCCGCTGTTACCATTCCATATTTTCGGGATTTTTCTAAATATGACATATACCGGTGAAGTTGCGAAGGTTCTTTCCGTGTTTGCGCTGGTATTCGTTATGATTATCGTTCTTCATTTCATCATGCTAACGATTCAATATACGATTGCTGGTTCTCTTTCAAAACGCAATCCGTTTTTCTTGATGAAAACGATGGCACCTGCCTATTTCACTGCACTAGGGACACAATCGTCTGCAGCGACTATCCCGGTTACGTTAAGTCAAGCACGTAAAACAGGTGCGTCGGACAAGGTGACTGATTTCACGATTCCACTTTTCGCGACAATTCACCTATCGGGAAGTACAATCACACTTGTATCATGTTCAATCGGTGTCATGCTTATGAATGGAATGCCAGTTGAATTCAGTGATTATCTTCCATTCATCTTCATGCTAGGTGTTGCAATGATTGCAGCTCCTGGAGTCCCAGGAGGTGCAGTAGTAGCGGCAACTGGACTACTCGTTTCGATGCTAGGTTTTGATCAGACGATGGTTGCACTTATGATTGCACTTTATATGGCACAAGACAGCTTCGGAACAGCAACGAACGTCACAGGTGATGGCGCACTCGCTATTATCGTTGACAGATTCACGGATAGTGACGATGCTAAAACAAATTTAGAGCCAGATCAATACTAA
- the sufD gene encoding Fe-S cluster assembly protein SufD, with translation MTVETKLALTEQDVRSYSAKMNEADWMADFRADALVRAEQLPMPRPDKTKIDKWNFTEFPAHTVESTVYASLDELSEEARALVDKEQQNSIYVQHNNTPAYLFLSEELKAKGVIMTDIFTASREHSDLMKKYFMTDGVKVDEHKLTALHAALINGGVFVYVPKNVVVEEPIQVLFLHDDEQASLFNHVLIVAEANSSVTYVENYLSTVEEAKGLANIVSEVFTGDNAQITYGAVDVLAKGFTTYVNRRGVTGRDSRIDWALGLMNDSDTISENITHLVGNGSHCDMKTVVVGRGKQRQNFTTEIVHWGTDTEGFILKHGVVKEESTCIFNGIGRIAKGATRANAVQESRVLMLSERARGDANPILLIDEDDVTAGHAASVGRVDPLQLFYLMSRGITQHEAERLVIHGFLAPVVSKLPIEGVKKQLTEVIERKVR, from the coding sequence ATGACGGTTGAAACAAAGTTGGCATTAACCGAACAGGACGTCCGTTCCTATTCCGCTAAGATGAATGAAGCAGATTGGATGGCGGATTTCCGCGCAGACGCATTAGTGAGAGCGGAACAGCTTCCAATGCCAAGACCAGATAAAACGAAAATTGACAAATGGAACTTTACGGAATTCCCTGCCCATACGGTAGAGAGTACTGTGTATGCTTCCTTGGACGAGCTTTCTGAAGAAGCGCGTGCACTTGTTGATAAAGAGCAACAGAACAGTATTTATGTACAGCACAACAACACACCAGCTTACTTGTTTTTATCTGAAGAGTTGAAAGCTAAAGGTGTCATCATGACAGATATTTTCACAGCATCACGTGAACATAGTGATCTTATGAAAAAATATTTCATGACAGACGGTGTGAAGGTAGACGAGCATAAACTGACTGCACTTCATGCAGCACTTATAAACGGTGGCGTTTTCGTATATGTTCCGAAAAATGTTGTTGTAGAAGAGCCAATTCAAGTGTTGTTTTTACATGATGATGAACAAGCTTCACTCTTTAACCACGTTCTTATTGTGGCAGAAGCGAATAGTTCAGTGACGTATGTCGAGAACTATTTATCGACTGTAGAAGAAGCAAAAGGATTAGCTAATATCGTATCTGAAGTATTCACAGGTGATAATGCACAAATTACTTACGGTGCGGTTGATGTACTTGCGAAAGGATTTACAACTTATGTGAATCGTCGTGGAGTTACAGGACGCGATAGCCGAATTGATTGGGCACTTGGACTGATGAATGACAGTGATACGATTTCTGAAAATATCACGCATCTTGTTGGTAACGGATCTCATTGCGACATGAAGACAGTTGTTGTTGGACGCGGTAAACAGCGCCAAAACTTCACAACTGAAATCGTTCACTGGGGAACGGATACAGAAGGATTCATCTTGAAACACGGTGTTGTTAAAGAAGAATCTACATGTATCTTTAACGGTATCGGAAGAATCGCAAAAGGTGCAACAAGAGCGAACGCTGTCCAAGAGTCACGCGTCCTTATGTTAAGTGAAAGGGCACGCGGAGACGCAAATCCAATCCTTCTTATCGACGAAGATGATGTAACAGCAGGACACGCGGCATCTGTTGGTCGTGTTGATCCACTGCAACTATTTTACTTGATGAGCCGTGGGATTACTCAACATGAAGCAGAACGCCTTGTCATTCATGGTTTTCTTGCGCCTGTAGTCAGCAAATTGCCGATTGAAGGCGTTAAGAAACAATTGACGGAGGTTATCGAAAGGAAAGTGCGCTAA
- a CDS encoding methionine ABC transporter permease, whose protein sequence is MIENLFPNVDWTKMWEATVETLYMTAVSTLFTLVIGLGLGILLFLSSPGQLWSNKLVNIISGAFVNIFRSIPFIILIILLIPFTKFLLGTIRGPDAAMPALIIGAAPFYARMVLIALQEIDKGVIEASKSMGAKTRTIIFKVLIPESMPALISGITVTAIALVGYTAMAGIIGAGGLGTLAYLDGFQRSREDVTLAATILILIIVFIIQFIGDFAVRKFDKR, encoded by the coding sequence ATGATTGAAAACCTTTTTCCGAATGTCGACTGGACTAAAATGTGGGAAGCAACAGTGGAAACACTCTATATGACTGCGGTTTCTACATTGTTCACTTTAGTTATTGGGTTAGGACTTGGAATTTTACTCTTCCTATCTAGTCCCGGTCAACTTTGGTCGAATAAGTTGGTCAATATTATATCAGGAGCATTCGTCAATATTTTTAGATCCATTCCGTTTATCATATTAATCATTTTACTTATTCCGTTTACGAAATTTCTTCTTGGTACAATCCGCGGACCGGATGCAGCGATGCCGGCACTTATTATTGGAGCGGCTCCGTTTTATGCAAGAATGGTGTTGATTGCATTACAGGAAATTGATAAAGGTGTAATTGAAGCTTCGAAGTCAATGGGAGCGAAAACGAGAACGATTATTTTTAAAGTTCTTATACCGGAATCGATGCCTGCACTTATTTCAGGAATTACTGTAACAGCGATTGCACTCGTCGGGTACACTGCTATGGCTGGGATTATCGGAGCAGGTGGACTTGGGACTCTTGCATACTTAGATGGATTCCAGCGTAGCCGGGAAGACGTTACACTTGCTGCAACAATCCTTATTTTAATTATCGTTTTCATCATTCAATTCATCGGGGATTTTGCGGTGAGGAAATTCGACAAGAGATAA
- the sufC gene encoding Fe-S cluster assembly ATPase SufC: MATLEIKDLHVEIEGKEILKGVDLTINTNEIHAIMGPNGTGKSTLAQAIMGHPKYVVTSGTIKLDGEDVLEMAVDERARAGIFLGMQYPSEITGVTNADFLRSAINAKREEGDEISLMKFIRELDSKMEFLEMDEDMATRYLNEGFSGGEKKRNEILQLTMLKPKFAVLDEIDSGLDIDALKVVSKGINEMRGEDFGCLIITHYQRLLDYITPDKVHVMMQGKVVKSGGAELAHKLEEQGYDWIKEELGIEDETVGQEV, encoded by the coding sequence ATGGCTACTTTAGAAATTAAAGACCTTCACGTTGAAATTGAAGGCAAGGAAATATTGAAAGGCGTCGATTTGACGATTAATACAAATGAGATCCATGCAATCATGGGTCCAAATGGTACAGGTAAATCTACACTCGCGCAAGCGATTATGGGGCATCCCAAATATGTTGTGACATCTGGCACAATCAAACTTGATGGTGAAGATGTACTTGAAATGGCAGTGGACGAGCGCGCTAGAGCGGGTATCTTCCTTGGCATGCAATATCCAAGCGAAATTACAGGCGTAACAAACGCTGACTTCCTTCGTTCTGCAATCAATGCTAAACGTGAAGAAGGCGACGAAATTTCATTGATGAAATTCATCCGTGAACTCGACAGCAAAATGGAATTCCTTGAAATGGACGAAGACATGGCTACACGTTACTTAAACGAAGGTTTCTCAGGTGGAGAAAAGAAACGTAACGAAATTCTTCAGCTTACAATGTTGAAGCCTAAATTTGCAGTGCTTGATGAAATTGACTCCGGTCTTGATATCGATGCATTGAAAGTTGTTTCAAAAGGCATCAACGAAATGCGCGGCGAAGATTTTGGTTGCCTAATCATCACTCATTACCAACGTCTTCTTGACTATATTACACCAGACAAAGTTCACGTTATGATGCAAGGTAAAGTTGTTAAATCCGGTGGAGCTGAATTAGCACATAAACTTGAAGAACAAGGATATGACTGGATTAAAGAAGAACTTGGCATCGAAGACGAAACTGTCGGGCAGGAAGTTTAA
- a CDS encoding MetQ/NlpA family ABC transporter substrate-binding protein, which translates to MKKFLTGVLLAVLILALAACGTKNTSGSNNVGEKETTKIVVGASNTPHSIILEQAKPLLKEKGYDLQIETYQDYVLPNKDLESSELDANYFQHIPYLELQIEDAGYDFVNAGGIHIEPIGVYSKKYKSLDELPDGATILMSSSISDHGRVLAMLESKGLIKLDESIDKTAAELKDIVENPKNIKFDANYEPGLMPQLYSNDEGDALLINSNFAIDAGLNPIKDSIAIEDADSPYVNIIAVRKGDEDKDSIKALIEVLKSKEIQDFILKEWDGTVVPVK; encoded by the coding sequence ATGAAGAAATTTCTAACAGGTGTTTTATTAGCAGTACTGATACTCGCGCTTGCAGCTTGCGGAACAAAAAACACTAGCGGCAGCAATAATGTAGGCGAAAAAGAAACAACTAAGATTGTTGTCGGAGCTTCCAATACACCGCATTCGATCATTCTAGAACAAGCAAAACCATTGTTGAAGGAAAAAGGTTATGACCTTCAAATCGAAACATATCAAGACTATGTGTTGCCGAATAAAGATCTTGAATCCAGCGAACTCGATGCAAACTACTTTCAGCATATTCCTTATCTCGAATTACAAATTGAAGATGCGGGATATGACTTTGTAAATGCAGGCGGCATTCATATTGAGCCAATCGGCGTTTATTCGAAAAAGTATAAATCACTTGATGAACTTCCAGATGGTGCGACGATTTTAATGAGTAGCTCTATTTCTGATCACGGACGAGTGCTTGCGATGCTTGAATCAAAAGGGCTTATCAAACTTGACGAAAGTATAGATAAAACAGCTGCTGAACTGAAAGATATCGTTGAAAACCCTAAAAACATCAAATTTGACGCAAACTATGAGCCGGGATTAATGCCGCAGCTTTACTCAAATGATGAAGGCGATGCATTGCTGATCAACTCGAACTTTGCAATCGATGCGGGTTTAAATCCGATTAAAGATTCTATTGCTATCGAAGACGCGGATTCACCTTATGTAAATATCATCGCTGTAAGAAAAGGTGATGAAGATAAAGATTCGATCAAAGCTTTGATTGAAGTATTGAAGTCAAAAGAAATTCAAGACTTTATTTTAAAAGAATGGGATGGCACAGTCGTTCCGGTAAAATAA
- a CDS encoding cysteine desulfurase, which produces MLSTDIRKHFPILDQEINGHPLVYLDSAATSQKPRQVIEAISNYYSFDNSNVHRGVHTLGNRATEGYEGAREKVRNFINAKSTEEIIFMRGTTTALNTVAQSYGRANVGEGDEIVITYMEHHSNIIPWQQLAKEKGAVLKYVDLEEDGTLSLEKVREVVTDRTKIVSIMYVSNVLGTMNPVKEIAEIAHAHGAVMVVDGAQAAPHLKIDVQKLDCDFFAFSGHKMCGPTGIGVLYGKKDLLNKMEPVEFGGEMIDFVGLYESTWKELPWKFEGGTPIIAGAIGLGAAIDFLEEIGLDNIERHEHELAKYAMERMSEIDGLKIYGPLDPEKRAGLVTFNLNDVHPHDVATVLDMHGIAVRAGHHCAQPLMKWLNVSSTARASFYIYNTEADVDRLVDGLRIAKEYFADVY; this is translated from the coding sequence ATGCTCAGTACAGACATCCGCAAACATTTCCCTATATTGGACCAAGAGATAAACGGGCATCCGCTCGTTTATCTAGATAGTGCTGCGACTTCTCAAAAGCCGCGCCAAGTAATAGAAGCAATAAGCAATTATTATAGCTTTGATAATTCAAACGTCCACCGTGGTGTGCATACGCTTGGTAATCGTGCGACGGAAGGGTATGAAGGAGCGCGCGAGAAAGTGCGCAACTTCATCAATGCGAAGTCGACTGAAGAAATCATATTCATGCGCGGTACGACAACGGCTTTAAATACAGTTGCACAAAGTTATGGACGGGCGAATGTCGGTGAAGGTGATGAAATCGTCATCACATACATGGAGCATCATTCAAACATTATTCCATGGCAACAGCTGGCAAAAGAAAAAGGGGCAGTGTTGAAGTACGTCGACCTTGAGGAAGACGGCACACTATCACTTGAAAAAGTCCGAGAAGTTGTTACAGACCGGACCAAAATCGTGTCCATCATGTACGTATCGAACGTACTTGGTACGATGAATCCAGTTAAAGAAATTGCAGAAATTGCACATGCACATGGAGCTGTTATGGTTGTCGATGGTGCGCAAGCTGCTCCGCATCTGAAAATCGATGTACAGAAACTAGATTGTGACTTTTTCGCTTTTTCGGGACATAAGATGTGCGGTCCTACCGGTATCGGTGTTCTGTACGGTAAAAAAGATTTACTTAACAAAATGGAGCCGGTCGAGTTCGGCGGCGAAATGATTGATTTCGTTGGTTTGTATGAATCGACATGGAAAGAGCTTCCTTGGAAGTTTGAAGGCGGTACGCCGATAATTGCAGGTGCAATTGGTTTAGGCGCAGCAATCGACTTTCTTGAAGAAATCGGGCTAGATAACATTGAACGGCATGAACACGAACTTGCTAAATATGCAATGGAACGGATGTCGGAAATCGATGGACTTAAGATTTACGGTCCACTCGATCCTGAGAAACGTGCCGGACTTGTTACTTTTAATCTGAACGATGTCCATCCACATGACGTTGCAACCGTGCTCGATATGCATGGTATTGCCGTCAGAGCAGGTCACCACTGTGCTCAGCCGCTTATGAAATGGCTCAATGTATCATCCACGGCACGCGCAAGCTTCTATATTTATAATACGGAAGCTGACGTTGACCGCCTCGTGGACGGACTCCGTATCGCAAAGGAGTATTTCGCAGATGTCTACTAA
- a CDS encoding MetQ/NlpA family ABC transporter substrate-binding protein: MKKLLGGIVLAVLVLALVACGAKNDSDDKSTSGEDKADKETVEETEIVIGASNTPHAIILEKAAPILKEKGIELVIETYQDYILPNKDLESGELDANFFQHIPYLDQQVIDHGYKFANAGAIHIEPMAVYSTKYKSIDELPDGAVIIFSNSVAEHGRVLSLLESAGLIKLADGVDKVTAEVKDIVDNPKNLEFDANYEPSLLPQLYKNDEGDAVVINANYAIDAGLNPLDDSIAIEETESPYANIITVREGDENTEAIKILVDVLKSKEIQDFILEEWGGDVIPVK; encoded by the coding sequence ATGAAAAAGCTTTTAGGGGGAATAGTATTAGCAGTACTTGTATTGGCATTGGTAGCTTGCGGAGCGAAAAATGACAGCGATGATAAAAGTACAAGTGGGGAAGACAAAGCTGACAAAGAAACTGTTGAAGAAACGGAAATTGTCATTGGTGCATCTAACACACCGCACGCAATCATTTTAGAAAAGGCAGCACCGATATTGAAAGAAAAAGGAATTGAACTTGTCATTGAAACATACCAAGACTATATTTTGCCAAATAAAGATCTAGAATCAGGCGAATTGGATGCGAACTTCTTCCAGCACATTCCTTATTTAGATCAACAAGTAATTGACCACGGTTATAAGTTTGCGAATGCAGGAGCTATCCATATCGAACCGATGGCTGTTTACTCGACGAAATATAAATCAATTGATGAACTTCCAGACGGTGCAGTTATTATTTTTAGTAACTCAGTAGCTGAACATGGCCGTGTCCTATCTTTGTTAGAGTCGGCTGGGTTAATCAAATTGGCTGACGGAGTAGATAAAGTAACAGCTGAAGTGAAAGACATTGTTGACAACCCTAAAAATCTGGAATTTGATGCGAATTACGAACCATCACTTTTACCACAATTGTATAAAAATGATGAAGGCGATGCAGTAGTTATCAACGCAAACTATGCAATCGATGCAGGTTTGAATCCACTTGACGATTCTATCGCGATTGAAGAGACAGAGTCGCCATATGCAAACATCATCACAGTAAGAGAAGGCGATGAAAATACTGAAGCAATTAAGATTTTGGTTGACGTGTTGAAATCGAAAGAAATCCAAGACTTCATTCTCGAAGAGTGGGGCGGCGACGTCATTCCTGTGAAGTGA